A single window of Plectropomus leopardus isolate mb chromosome 12, YSFRI_Pleo_2.0, whole genome shotgun sequence DNA harbors:
- the LOC121951589 gene encoding crystallin J1A-like, producing the protein MMAAALANRAIGAIVGSAVADAAAQPLHWVYDLQKLQGILAQDPNPEFRSESANPFYRRQTGHQSCYGDQAFVLLESLSECGGLNVDDLKQRTLKYFGPGSEYDTPVNDPYRERGGPRPQLPIEGPWRHASLKSFLKNVDAGKEETGCESDCQIDGIAKLAPIVAFYAGKPDMLDKVEQAVRVTQNNDTCVAETLAAARILEHFILNGPDPKVLDSVLDQLSDSNRKQPQDLDKAVVGHLHQVKENLSKTPQELIPTVFPNTUGLPGAFQAALHGVLTAKHYEQAVRDTMSCGGCTCSRGSFIGACLGAQIGLEGIPTSWTAKTLRYDSVLEHAKKITEHHR; encoded by the exons ATG atggCTGCAGCTCTGGCCAACAGAGCCATAGGAGCCATTGTGGGATCAGCTGTTGCAGATGCAGCAG CGCAGCCCCTTCACTGGGTGTACGACCTCCAGAAGCTGCAGGGGATTCTGGCTCAGGATCCAAACCCTGAGTTTCGCTCTGAGTCAGCCAACCCTTTCTACAGGAGGCAGACGGGCCACCAGAGCTGCTACGGAGACCAGGCCTTTGTCTTGCTGGAGTCCTTGTCTGAATGTGGAG GTCTAAATGTTGACGATCTGAAGCAGCGCACACTGAAATACTTTGGCCCTGGATCCGAGTATGACACGCCTGTCAACGATCcttacagagagagaggag GGCCAAGACCCCAGCTGCCCATTGAGGGACCATGGAGACATGCGAGTTTGAAGAGCTTCCTGAAGAATGTGGATGCAGGCAAAGAGGAGACAG GCTGCGAGAGCGACTGTCAGATTGACGGAATAGCCAAACTGGCTCCCATAGTGGCTTTTTATGCAGGAAAGCCTGACATGCTGGATAAGGTGGAGCAGGCAGTTCGTGTCACCCAGAACAATGACACATGTGTGGCAGAGACTCTAGCAGCTGCAAG gatCCTGGAGCATTTCATCCTGAATGGTCCTGATCCAAAAGTCTTGGACTCGGTGCTCGATCAGCTCAGTGACTCGAACAGAAAGCAGCCCCAGGATCTGGACAAAGCAGTCGTTG GGCACCTTCATCAGGTGAAGGAGAATCTCTCAAAGACTCCTCAGGAGCTAATCCCCACTGTGTTTCCCAACACATGAG GTTTGCCCGGTGCGTTCCAAGCAGCGCTGCATGGAGTCCTGACAGCCAAGCACTACGAGCAGGCTGTGAGAGATACCATGAGCTGTGGGGGATGCACCTGTAGCAGAGGGTCCTTCATTGGAGCCTGTCTTGGGGCTCAG ATTGGACTGGAGGGAATTCCAACTTCCTGGACAGCCAAAACCCTGCGTTACGACTCAGTGTTGGAGCATGCCAAGAAGATAACCGAACATCACCGATAG
- the casq1a gene encoding calsequestrin-1a, with protein MKWTWVLVAVLLSFGGLTLGKDSLDFPEYDGKDRVHDLHIKNYKSVMKKYDVMVVYYHDHPGSSRVAQRQFEIEELALELVAQVLDEFDDEDIGVGLIDAKEDKAVAKKLGLEESDSVFIFTDDEVIEYDGEFAADTIVEFIYDVLEDPVEIIDNIRELKGFENIEEDIKLVGYFKSHKSEHFEAFVDAAEEFHPHMAFFATFNPKVAKILDLKLNEVDFYEPFMDDPVVIPGKPYSEEELVKFIEDNDRPTLRKLQPHNMYEIWDDDVDGEHIIAFAEESDPDGFEFLEILKEVAEDNTDNPDLSIVWIDPDDFPLLLPHWEKTFGIDLSSPQIGVVDADDGDSVWMDMDDNGEDLPSVDELEDWIEDALSGEIDPDDDDDDDDDDDDDDDDDDDDDDDDDDDDDDDDDDDDDDDDDDDDDDDDDDDDDDDDDDDDDDDDDDDDDDDDDDDDY; from the exons ATGAAGTGGACCTGGGTGCTTGTGGCAGTTTTGCTGTCCTTTGGAGGGCTAACACTGGGCAAGGATAGCTTGGACTTCCCAGAGTATGATGGCAAGGACCGCGTCCACGACCTCCACATCAAGAACTATAAGTCTGTGATGAAGAAGTACGATGTTATGGTGGTTTACTACCATGACCATCCCGGATCCAGCCGCGTCGCCCAGAGACAGTTTGAGATTGAGGAGTTGGCCCTTGAG CTTGTAGCCCAGGTCCTGGATGAGTTTGATGATGAAGATATCGGAGTTGGCCTCATTGATGCAAAGGAAGACAAAGCTGTTGCAAAGAAATTAG GCCTTGAAGAGTCCGACAGTGTCTTCATCTTCACAGATGATGAAGTCATAGAATATGATGGCGAGTTTGCAGCAGACACTATTGTGGAGTTCATCTATGAT GTTCTTGAAGACCCAGTGGAAATTATTGACAATATTAGGGAACTGAAAGGCTTTGAAAACATCGAAGAGGACATCAAACTGGTGGGCTACTTTAAGAGTCACAAGTCAGAAC attttgagGCTTTTGTCGATGCTGCTGAAGAGTTCCATCCTCACATGGCGTTCTTTGCCACCTTCAATCCCAAG GTTGCAAAGATTCTGGACCTGAAGCTCAATGAGGTTGACTTCTATGAACCCTTTATGGATGATCCAGTGGTCATCCCAGGAAAACCTTACTCTGAGGAAGAGCTCGTGAAATTCATTGAAGATAATGACAG ACCAACCCTGAGGAAGCTGCAGCCACACAACATGTATGAGATCTGG GATGACGATGTTGATGGTGAACATATCATTGCTTTTGCAGAGGAGTCTGACCCAG ACGGTTTTGAGTTCCTTGAGATCCTGAAGGAAGTTGCCGAGGATAACACAGATAACCCTGACCTCAGCATTGTCTGGATTGACCCTGATGACTTCCCCCTG CTTCTGCCACACTGGGAAAAGACTTTTGGAATTGACCTGTCCTCCCCACAGATTGGTGTTGTCGATGCTGATGAT GGTGACAGTGTGTGGATGGACATGGATGATAATGGTGAGGACTTGCCATCTGTAGACGAGCTGGAGGACTGGATTGAGGATGCTCTGTCAGGTGAAATCGAtccagatgatgatgatgatgatgatgacgacgatgatgatgacgatgatgacgacgacgatgatgacgatgatgatgatgacgacgacgacgatgacgacgacgatgatgatgatgacgacgacgatgacgatgatgatgacgacgatgacgatgacgacgatgatgatgatgatgatgatgatgatgatgacgacgatgatgatgacgatgatgatgatgacgatgatgattaTTAA